The Oncorhynchus nerka isolate Pitt River linkage group LG15, Oner_Uvic_2.0, whole genome shotgun sequence genome contains the following window.
GGCTACATGATAGTCAAGTGCAGGGGCCAGAAGGAGATCATGGAGCGAGTCTCACTGACCGAggccacagagagggagaaggcttTCTTCAAAGAGCACGCTCATCTCAGGTTGGTCCTCTAGGCTGATGTGTCCCTCAGATTTTATACAATACGATCTATTTTATAGatttttaaataaagtttgtaCCTGTGTGGTAACCAAACTATTTGTGAAGttgtgagaaaaaaaaatcctatCATTTCTGCAGCACACTTTATGATGAGGGCCATGCCACCATCCCTAAACTGGCAGAGAAATTAACTCTTGAACTGGTGCATCATATCGAGGTAAATTCTTCTTCCATTACATTTCACTGCACAAAATCCTATACATTTGTTACTGAGTGACTGTTGCCATAAGCCATGACTCTGCGTTGTGCCCTTTAGAAATCCCTGCCTCGTCTAGAAGAGCAGATTGAGGCAAAGCTGGCAGAGACACATGCCGAGCTGGAAAGATATGGTACCGGGCCACCTGAGGACTCGGCAGAGAGGCTGTATTTCCTAATTGATGTGAGTCCCCCAGCCTGCAATCCCCAGATTATTTAGTTACAGTCTTTTTCACTCTGCTTTGGCTTTGACTCTTGACCCAAACTCACAGCAGTCATGTTAGTCTTTGTTAGCAAAATTGGAAAATTCTGGAAATAATTTGAAAGTTGATCATATTTTATATCCATGGCTTTTTCTCTTTCTATCCGTCTATCCCTCTCCATGTATCCAACAACTTATTTTTCTGTGTCCCAGAAAGTGACTGCATTCACCCAAGATGCCATCAACCTGAGCACTGGGGAGGAGCTGAAAAGCGGAGTTCGTCTCAACGTCTTCTCCACACTCAGAAAAGAGTTTGGGAAATGGAAGTTACACCTGGATCGCTCTGGAGAAAACTGTGAGTGTACTATTATCACACACCCATCGAAAACAATTGCTCATTTCAGCGTGCTAGATAACAAATAATAGATATGTGAATTGAGATTTCTGTACCAAATTTGTATTCAACATGGAAGGCATATACACGTGCTTATTTAATGTAATGCAACAGTGACATCCTTTGTATATTGCAGTTAACCAGAGGATCGAGGGAGAAGTGGATGATTATGAGAAGACGTACCGTGGAAGGGAGCTCCCAGGGTTCATCAACTACAAGACCTTTGAGGTGATGGTGAAAGACCAGATCAAACAACTGGAGGAACCAGCAGTCAAGAAACTGAAGGAGATTTCAGGTATAGTATATGTTTGATCATTTTATTTGATACATATACTGAAACCCAGTTTGTGATTTTATTTGATATGGGGGCCCTATTTGCCAAACTATAAAGCCAAGATGCTTTATGTATATTTTCCATCCAAGAATGTAATCTATCTGTGAGTCCTGAGTGATGTTATGGTGTTTCTTCCCTTCTCTAGATGccgttaggaaggtgttcttactGCTGGCTCAGAGCAGCTTCACTGGATTTCCTAACCTCTTGAAATCAGCGAAGGTTTATCTCACACCATGCAATATTAATGTCACCATTTATCTCTGATATTCCCACAGTTGGTCATCAACCTGTATGTGAATTAGATAGCTGACATGCACCAACTACATTTATCTCCTGTTGATTGACTGAGTTGTGTTTTGTTAACTACAGACAAAGATTGAGGCCATTAAGCAGGTGAATGAGTCTACAGCTGAGTCCATGTTGAGGACTCAGTTCAAGATGGAGATGATAGTGtacacacaggacagcacctACAGCCACAGTCTGtgtgagaggaagagggaggaggacgaAGACCAACCCTTAACTGAGATAAGGAGTACGATCTTTAGCACAGACAACCATGCCACCCTACAGGAGATGATTCTGCACCTCATGTCCTATTACACTGTAAGCACTGTGTAAATCACTATCTTAGATGCTGGCCTAACACCCTAAACAAGAACCTACCTGTATTTCCACCAGCTCTTCAGACTAGGGATAAGAGGGCACTAACTCAGAGATTGAATGGAACTGCTGATTCTTAAACTAATTTCTTCACCAATTCCCTGAAAGCTAGATTATAATATTGCATGTAAATGTGCTATACCATTATAcaattcagagtgtgtgtgaaccAACCATTGTGAGGAGACTACAACTTGAATGGGACAAAAGTGATGGTAGACCACTATATCTATCTATTTTATTAATAggtgttttgtcttgtctgtctctttATCTTTGCCAGATTGCCAGTCAGCGTCTGGCTGATCAGATTCCCATGGTGATCCGCTACCTGGTCCTGCAGGAGTTTGCTTCCCAGCTGCAGAGGGAGATGCTTCAGACTCTGCAGGAGAAGGACAACATCGAGCAGCTGCTGAAGGAGGACTTCGACATCGGCAGCAAGAGGGCTGCACTGCAGAACAAGCTCAAACGCCTGATGAAGGCACACAGCTACCTAGTGGAGTTCTAGTATGGACAGCTGCTTGTTAACATTTAGGATGGTCTTGACTAATGCCAGATGGATTGGTCAATGGAAGTAGACCTACAGGTGTGTTGCAGTGGGGTTTGGCGTATATTCTGTGATCTCAGTTCATTGCATAGTAAATGTAATAGAAGTTACTATGCAATCAAGTCCTTTGTtatccttttttgttgttgtctgacgaACGCAAGCAGCTAGTCTACCAGGTGGAGTGGGAACCTGCCTGATAACATTTGGGAACAGAGAAGGAAGTGCAATCATTTTATTGAAAGGCAATGTATAACTTGTGGTTTATATTTCTGCTGACATACATTTTATTGTTATTGTGTCTCCTTTTTATCATGTCTGGATGGTGGGCCTGTGGACCACTGAGCATCAACTAATGGCCTCACAATTAGGGTTTATCTATGTTAAACCAAGTTGTATATTTATTataatttctttaaaaaaaattaagccaaataaaaaatgtgtgaagaaaaaaaaacatgttgaactGTCCAATTTTATTGCACTCTAGATGAGACCTCTCAATCTGAAGTTAAATGTTATGGTGAAACAGGTCCATCTACTGGTCTAGCCTAGGAATGACGCCATGACTCCCTTGCACTAACTTTCAATGAAGAAATGAAAGTGAAACATACCGGGTAAGATACGATTTCCAGGAATGACAACGGCTGTTTTGTACCCATTAAAGGAAAATGAGTCGAGTGCTGAGGAatgtttctgtctgtaataaagctcttttgtgcggaaaaacacattctgattgacggactggctccccagtggatggagGCCCACCCaaggctgcgcccctgcccagtacATTTTCAGAATTAGTCCCTGgctgtcatcaaatcaaatcaaagattATTGGTCACATGCCCTGAATAAAGGAAGCAAACGTTGTAGCGAAATGCTCTCCTCAAAACTGCAAtacacatgtacagtaccagacaaaagtttgaatacacctactcattcaatggtttttctttatttgtactattttctactttgtagaataatagtgaatacatcataactatgaaataacaaatatgaaatcatgtagtaaccaaataacttagaaaatatattttgataagtttatttgagattcttcaaagtagccaccctttgctttgatgacagctttgcacactcttggcattctctcaaccagcttcaagaggtcttcacctggaatgcatttcaatcaacaggtgtgctttgttaaaactTCAATTGTGGAATTTTTTCTTTCttggagccaatcagttgtgttgtgacaaggtagggctggtatacagaagatagccctatttggtaaaataccaagtctccattttggcaagaacagctcaaaaaagcaaagagacagtccatcattactttaagacatgaaggtcagtaaatatggaacatttcaagaacttttcaagtttcttcaagtgcagtcgcaaaacccatcaaacgctatgatgtaactggctctcatgaggacctccacaggaaaggtagacccagagttacctctgctgcagaggataaattcattagagttaccagcctcatattgcagcccaaataaatgcttcacagagttcaagtaacagacacatctcaacatcaactgttcagaggagactgcgtaaatcaggccttcatggtcaaattgctgcaaagaaaccactactaaaggacagcaataagaagaagacacttgattgggccaagaaacacgagcaatggacattagactggtgtaaatctgtcctttggtctgtggagtccaaatgagagatttttggttccaacctctgtctttgtgagatgcagagtaggtgaatggatgatctgcGCTCTCtgcttcccaccgtgaagcatggatgtatcaggaatcaaggtaagacccagaacCAGACCATGTCTAAGTAACAacgtttattacagcaacaggggcacaggaacaggacggcaggcaggctcaggtcaggcagaggtcggtaatccagaggtggagcaaagaaaaagccacatcTGACTGGCCAAtacaaataaaagattaagatgggcaaaagaacacagacactggacagagcaactctgcctagaaggccagcatccaggagtcgcatcttcactgttgacgttgagactggtgttttgcgggtactatttaatgaa
Protein-coding sequences here:
- the LOC115143313 gene encoding interferon-induced GTP-binding protein Mx1; translation: MNNTLNQHYEEKVRPCIDLIDSLRSLGVEKDLALPAIAVIGDQSSGKSSVLEALSGVALPRGSGIVTRCPLELKMKRKKEGEEWHGKISYQDHEEEIEDPSDVEKKIREAQDEMAGVGVGISDDLISLEIGSPDVPDLTLIDLPGIARVAVKGQPENIGEQIKRLIRKFIMKQETINLVVVPCNVDIATTEALQMAQEVDPEGERTLGILTKPDLVDKGTEETVVDIVHNEVIHLTKGYMIVKCRGQKEIMERVSLTEATEREKAFFKEHAHLSTLYDEGHATIPKLAEKLTLELVHHIEKSLPRLEEQIEAKLAETHAELERYGTGPPEDSAERLYFLIDKVTAFTQDAINLSTGEELKSGVRLNVFSTLRKEFGKWKLHLDRSGENFNQRIEGEVDDYEKTYRGRELPGFINYKTFEVMVKDQIKQLEEPAVKKLKEISDAVRKVFLLLAQSSFTGFPNLLKSAKTKIEAIKQVNESTAESMLRTQFKMEMIVYTQDSTYSHSLCERKREEDEDQPLTEIRSTIFSTDNHATLQEMILHLMSYYTIASQRLADQIPMVIRYLVLQEFASQLQREMLQTLQEKDNIEQLLKEDFDIGSKRAALQNKLKRLMKAHSYLVEF